The following are encoded in a window of Nibricoccus aquaticus genomic DNA:
- a CDS encoding ATP-binding protein encodes MSSPASSPAPAQPLKSPSLAPLPPWAAELARLWNSGAHSLFLLHGNIFDLFPVSVPAETIASTRNTPEYAALPAFLSRRLFADRAYLLFYDIGEGLSFGSPAMQQRFFEWLAIFDEVEGTRFHIDGPPRAFGELVPLLRRFFLRAADEKGRDRGVTLVLNFPEKIIPASEESGASADERAALVTLLKWAASPELHLGDIGVLLVTETAAELQSDLVQNPHIGTVRIPLPDLAERRQFLASGWLDRASGGKKLSDATDLSTDDLAKRTSGLALLRIEQLLVTVLRAGERLTPEAISAGKRRLIEDYCQGLVRFKDPKPGVSLENVATHTAAKARLRELAWLIKNQKDDVLERGVLVPGRVGVGKSFLIDCFASDCGLPVLEIGEFRSKWVGETERQQARILLTIRALGPVIVVVDEADAVFGNRSADGDSGISSRVFAAFAAHLGDSSLRGRELWIAMTSRPDLLAIDLKRQGRFGLCVPLFAAQNPDEVVELFTVIGRVKKIALTDEIIAYARNELGSRSLTGSDVEAILIRAKERAVLAKRDHDVQLADLRDAVDSFIDPLDGNLLALQELAAVLACSDRRFLPEKYKSASRAEMSATFAQLKHMLSGR; translated from the coding sequence ATGTCATCGCCCGCCTCCAGCCCAGCACCCGCGCAGCCGCTAAAATCTCCCTCGCTCGCCCCCCTCCCACCCTGGGCCGCCGAACTCGCCCGTCTCTGGAACAGCGGCGCGCACAGCCTCTTTCTCCTGCACGGAAACATCTTCGACCTCTTCCCCGTCTCCGTCCCCGCCGAAACCATCGCCTCCACGCGCAACACCCCCGAGTACGCCGCCCTCCCCGCCTTCCTCTCCCGCCGCCTCTTCGCCGACCGCGCGTATCTGCTCTTCTACGACATCGGCGAAGGCCTCTCCTTCGGCTCGCCCGCGATGCAGCAGCGTTTCTTCGAATGGCTCGCGATCTTCGACGAAGTCGAGGGCACCCGCTTCCACATCGACGGTCCTCCCCGCGCTTTCGGCGAACTCGTCCCGCTCCTCCGCCGTTTCTTCCTTCGCGCCGCCGACGAAAAAGGCCGCGACCGTGGCGTCACGCTCGTCCTCAACTTCCCCGAAAAAATCATCCCCGCCTCCGAGGAATCCGGCGCCTCCGCCGACGAACGCGCCGCCCTCGTCACCCTCCTGAAATGGGCCGCCTCGCCCGAACTCCACCTCGGCGACATCGGCGTCCTCCTCGTCACCGAGACCGCCGCCGAGCTTCAGTCCGACCTCGTGCAAAACCCGCACATCGGCACCGTGCGCATCCCGCTTCCCGATCTCGCCGAGCGCCGCCAGTTCCTCGCCTCCGGCTGGCTCGACCGCGCCTCGGGCGGCAAAAAACTTTCCGACGCCACAGATCTCTCGACCGACGACCTAGCCAAGCGCACCTCCGGCCTCGCCCTCCTGCGCATCGAGCAACTCCTCGTCACCGTCCTCCGCGCCGGCGAACGTCTCACCCCCGAAGCCATCTCCGCCGGCAAACGCCGCCTCATCGAAGACTACTGCCAGGGTCTCGTTCGCTTCAAAGACCCCAAGCCCGGCGTCTCCCTCGAAAACGTCGCCACGCACACCGCCGCCAAAGCCCGCCTGCGCGAACTCGCCTGGCTCATCAAAAATCAAAAGGACGACGTCCTCGAACGCGGTGTCCTCGTCCCCGGCCGCGTCGGTGTCGGCAAATCATTTCTCATCGATTGCTTCGCCAGCGACTGCGGCCTGCCCGTCCTCGAGATCGGCGAATTCCGCTCCAAATGGGTCGGCGAAACCGAACGCCAGCAGGCGCGCATTCTCCTCACAATCCGCGCGCTCGGCCCCGTGATCGTCGTCGTGGACGAAGCCGACGCCGTCTTCGGCAACCGCTCCGCCGATGGCGACAGCGGCATCTCCAGCCGCGTCTTCGCCGCCTTCGCCGCCCACCTCGGCGACAGTTCTCTCCGTGGCCGCGAACTCTGGATCGCGATGACCTCGCGCCCCGATCTTCTCGCGATCGACCTCAAACGCCAGGGCCGCTTCGGCCTCTGCGTCCCGCTCTTCGCCGCGCAAAATCCTGACGAAGTCGTAGAGCTCTTCACCGTCATCGGCCGCGTGAAAAAAATCGCCCTCACCGACGAGATCATCGCCTACGCGCGCAACGAACTCGGCTCGCGCTCGCTCACCGGCAGCGACGTCGAGGCCATCCTGATACGCGCCAAAGAACGCGCCGTCCTCGCCAAACGCGACCACGACGTCCAGCTCGCCGACCTCCGCGACGCCGTCGATTCATTCATCGACCCGCTCGACGGAAACCTCCTCGCACTCCAGGAACTCGCCGCCGTCCTCGCCTGCTCCGACCGCCGCTTCCTACCCGAGAAATACAAGTCCGCCTCCCGCGCCGAAATGTCTGCCACCTTCGCCCAGCTCAAACACATGCTCTCAGGTCGCTAA
- a CDS encoding phosphate ABC transporter substrate-binding/OmpA family protein, producing the protein MTGRGKFVLTLLILAIAGLGAYKWLNKAQPNAAPSTATSSASASNSGSSAANGTAGKAALDPADFIEPLTTCPLLPPAGTYIAKDNTLDLELSEYAGYAGIVVANGGLDPSENSYFFRKHGFKVRIKLSEEESWPALNTGRLAASATTVDVLAAHCRNFQVTAPVQIGFSRGADGLVVRKEIRRINDLKGRTLVTAQFTEADFFLRYLTQEAGLGVNVLSSPSDRPAPDKVNLLFAADAFAAGDIFLKELQSGGTRLAGCVTWAPKTTEVVEASNGAATQLTTNKNLLIIADILVVNKGFATANPAQVAGLVDGILEGNRLVRDNPAPHLDLIGKTFKWDKAQTQAELAKVHFSNLPENLAFYSGAIDAAGSFSGIYSSAILAYGSLIDKPVDAERYMAPQHLEALKTAGAFAGQQITLAPIRSTAGGALERDPLLSKDIRFLFEPNSFKLDLTSQDNLTNLDSIRRLLQVSPGSTILLRGHVDNALVDKFREQGGDAFVRQMALKSMELSKNRAGEIRRLLIERLKVEPTRLETVGRGWEEPAGPDPEKNRRVEVQWFTVE; encoded by the coding sequence ATGACCGGCCGCGGAAAATTCGTCCTCACCCTCCTCATCCTGGCAATCGCCGGACTCGGCGCCTACAAGTGGCTCAATAAAGCCCAGCCCAACGCTGCGCCATCCACCGCCACTTCCAGCGCTTCAGCCAGCAACTCCGGCTCCTCCGCCGCCAACGGCACCGCAGGCAAAGCCGCCCTCGATCCCGCCGACTTCATCGAGCCCCTCACGACCTGCCCGCTCCTCCCGCCCGCCGGCACCTACATCGCGAAGGACAACACCCTCGACCTCGAACTCTCCGAGTACGCCGGTTACGCCGGCATCGTCGTCGCCAACGGCGGACTCGATCCCTCCGAAAACTCCTACTTCTTCCGCAAGCACGGCTTCAAAGTCCGCATCAAACTCTCCGAGGAAGAAAGCTGGCCCGCCCTCAACACCGGCCGCCTCGCCGCCTCCGCCACCACGGTCGACGTCCTCGCCGCCCACTGTCGCAACTTCCAGGTCACCGCCCCCGTGCAGATCGGCTTCTCCCGCGGTGCCGACGGCCTTGTCGTCAGAAAAGAAATACGCCGCATCAACGACCTCAAGGGCCGGACCCTCGTCACCGCCCAGTTCACCGAGGCCGACTTCTTCCTCCGCTACCTCACGCAAGAAGCCGGCCTCGGCGTCAACGTCCTCTCCAGCCCGTCCGACCGCCCTGCGCCCGACAAGGTCAACCTCCTCTTCGCCGCCGACGCCTTCGCCGCCGGCGACATCTTCCTCAAAGAACTCCAGTCCGGCGGCACCCGCCTCGCCGGCTGCGTCACCTGGGCCCCAAAAACCACCGAGGTCGTCGAAGCCTCCAACGGCGCCGCCACCCAGCTCACGACCAATAAAAATCTCCTCATCATCGCCGACATTCTCGTCGTCAACAAAGGCTTCGCCACCGCCAACCCCGCGCAAGTCGCCGGCCTCGTCGACGGCATCCTAGAAGGCAACCGCCTCGTCCGCGACAATCCCGCGCCGCACCTCGATCTGATCGGCAAAACCTTCAAGTGGGACAAAGCCCAAACCCAGGCCGAGCTCGCCAAAGTCCACTTCTCCAACCTCCCCGAGAATCTAGCGTTCTACTCCGGCGCAATCGACGCCGCCGGCAGCTTCAGCGGCATCTATTCCTCCGCGATTCTCGCCTACGGTTCGCTCATCGACAAACCCGTCGACGCCGAGCGCTACATGGCACCGCAGCACCTCGAAGCCCTCAAAACCGCCGGCGCTTTCGCCGGACAACAAATCACGCTCGCCCCGATCCGCAGCACCGCCGGCGGCGCTCTCGAACGCGATCCGCTCCTTAGCAAAGACATCCGATTCCTCTTCGAGCCAAACTCCTTCAAGCTCGATCTCACGAGCCAGGACAACCTCACCAACCTCGATTCGATCCGCCGCCTTCTCCAAGTTAGCCCCGGCTCCACGATTCTCCTCCGCGGCCACGTGGATAATGCGCTCGTCGATAAATTCCGCGAACAAGGCGGCGACGCCTTCGTCCGCCAGATGGCTCTCAAATCCATGGAGCTCTCCAAAAACCGCGCCGGCGAAATCCGCCGCCTCCTCATCGAACGCCTCAAAGTAGAACCCACCCGCCTCGAAACCGTTGGCCGCGGCTGGGAAGAACCCGCCGGCCCCGACCCCGAAAAAAACCGCCGCGTCGAAGTCCAGTGGTTCACAGTCGAGTAA